One genomic segment of Petrotoga olearia DSM 13574 includes these proteins:
- the atpG gene encoding ATP synthase F1 subunit gamma yields the protein MSRGNLRAIKRRIASTESTMQITRAMQMVAAARLNKIQRQWKGVKDYSNYAERILKKVPFIEENFYTQNGEGSLVFVITPDMGLAGSFPSDLTREALMAKSKLEDFKGYFVLGAKGYSGLKSETVLEKEISLFDIPKVDHAEYLLEIIFQIMGNKGISKVKVVYGELKNALIQLPKTYDLLPITKDKFEIDARYEYEPEEEKVFEDAAYQYLLSKMYLFLFETKLSELHARQNAMKNATDNAHDLIEELNLEYNKQRQASITQELIEIVNGANMQ from the coding sequence TTGAGCCGCGGTAATTTAAGAGCCATTAAAAGAAGGATCGCCTCTACGGAATCTACAATGCAAATAACAAGAGCTATGCAGATGGTGGCTGCTGCAAGGCTCAACAAAATACAAAGGCAATGGAAAGGTGTAAAAGATTATTCTAACTACGCGGAAAGGATCTTGAAAAAAGTCCCTTTTATTGAAGAAAACTTTTACACACAAAATGGTGAAGGGTCCTTAGTTTTTGTAATCACCCCAGACATGGGATTAGCAGGCTCTTTTCCCTCTGATTTAACAAGAGAAGCTTTAATGGCAAAATCTAAGTTAGAAGATTTTAAAGGATACTTTGTTTTGGGTGCTAAAGGGTATTCAGGTTTAAAGAGTGAAACAGTCTTGGAAAAAGAGATAAGCCTATTCGATATCCCAAAGGTTGATCATGCTGAATATTTGCTGGAAATTATTTTCCAAATTATGGGAAACAAAGGCATTAGTAAAGTGAAGGTTGTGTATGGAGAATTAAAAAACGCCTTGATACAGTTACCGAAGACTTATGATCTACTTCCGATAACAAAAGATAAATTTGAAATAGATGCGAGATACGAATACGAACCAGAAGAAGAGAAAGTGTTTGAGGATGCTGCATATCAGTATCTTCTCTCTAAAATGTATTTATTTTTATTTGAAACCAAGTTGAGTGAACTTCATGCTCGACAGAACGCAATGAAAAACGCCACGGATAATGCACATGATTTAATAGAAGAGTTGAACCTTGAATACAACAAGCAAAGGCAAGCCTCTATTACCCAAGAATTAATAGAGATTGTTAATGGGGCGAATATGCAATAG
- the atpA gene encoding F0F1 ATP synthase subunit alpha, with translation MRVNPDELTKVIEERIKSYESGEIKEIGWVMQVSDGIVRAYGLKDIMTNELVEIETSEGEKVYGIAMNLEEDNVGIITLGDYKGIKEGDKLVRTNRIIEVPVGEKMLGRVVNPLGMPLDGKGEINTKDFYPIERKAMGVVTRKPVDTPLQTGLKVLDSLIPIGRGQRELIIGDRQTGKTAIAIDTIINQKGKDVFCIYVSIGQKSSSLARTIDNLEKYGAMDYTVVVAADASDPASLQYIAPYAGAAIGEYFMFNGKDALVIYDDLTKHAAAYREISLLLRRPPGREAYPGDIFYLHSRLLERASRLNEKHGNGSLTALPIIETQANDISAYIPTNVISITDGQIYLETGLFNAGIRPAVNIGLSVSRVGGAAQTKAMKKVAGSLKLDLAQYRELESFTQFSADLDESTKKQLTKGEKLTELMKQPQYSPMEIEEQVAVIYAANEGYLDQIPTDRIGDFERQFLTYLRENYIESLNKIKENKDITDEIKKELNEAISKFLNVFK, from the coding sequence TTGAGAGTTAATCCAGATGAGTTGACAAAAGTAATAGAAGAACGTATAAAAAGTTATGAAAGTGGAGAGATAAAAGAAATAGGATGGGTAATGCAGGTAAGCGATGGTATCGTTAGGGCTTACGGTTTAAAGGATATCATGACCAACGAATTGGTTGAAATAGAAACATCTGAAGGTGAAAAGGTCTACGGTATAGCTATGAATTTAGAAGAAGATAACGTTGGTATAATAACCTTGGGGGATTACAAAGGAATAAAGGAAGGAGACAAATTAGTTAGAACCAACAGAATAATAGAAGTACCTGTCGGAGAAAAGATGTTAGGTAGAGTGGTTAATCCTTTAGGTATGCCTTTGGATGGGAAGGGTGAAATAAATACCAAGGATTTTTATCCTATCGAAAGAAAGGCTATGGGTGTTGTAACTAGGAAACCTGTTGATACCCCTCTTCAAACCGGTTTAAAAGTGTTGGATTCTTTGATTCCTATAGGAAGAGGTCAAAGAGAACTTATAATCGGAGATAGACAAACTGGTAAAACCGCTATAGCTATAGATACAATTATAAATCAGAAAGGTAAAGATGTTTTTTGTATTTATGTTTCGATTGGACAAAAGTCCTCGTCTTTGGCAAGAACGATCGATAATTTAGAAAAGTACGGTGCAATGGATTATACTGTAGTGGTTGCGGCAGATGCTTCAGATCCTGCCTCTTTACAGTATATAGCCCCTTACGCCGGTGCTGCAATTGGAGAATATTTTATGTTTAACGGTAAGGATGCGTTGGTAATATACGACGATTTAACCAAACATGCCGCTGCTTACAGAGAAATATCGCTGTTACTTAGAAGACCACCTGGAAGGGAAGCGTATCCTGGTGATATTTTTTATTTGCATTCAAGATTGTTGGAAAGAGCGTCTAGATTGAACGAAAAGCACGGGAATGGTTCTTTGACAGCTTTGCCAATAATTGAAACACAGGCGAACGATATTTCAGCTTATATCCCCACCAACGTTATTTCTATAACGGATGGTCAGATCTATCTAGAAACAGGCTTGTTTAATGCAGGGATAAGGCCTGCTGTTAACATAGGTTTATCTGTTTCAAGGGTTGGTGGAGCTGCACAAACTAAGGCGATGAAAAAGGTAGCAGGATCTTTAAAATTAGATTTAGCTCAGTACAGAGAGTTGGAGTCTTTCACTCAGTTCTCTGCGGATCTTGATGAATCAACTAAGAAACAGTTAACAAAAGGTGAGAAACTTACTGAATTGATGAAGCAACCACAATATTCACCGATGGAGATAGAGGAACAAGTTGCTGTTATTTACGCTGCTAATGAAGGTTATCTCGATCAAATCCCTACGGATAGGATAGGTGATTTTGAAAGACAATTTTTGACATATCTTAGAGAAAATTATATTGAGAGTTTAAATAAGATAAAAGAAAATAAAGACATAACGGATGAAATAAAGAAAGAATTGAATGAAGCAATTTCAAAATTTTTGAATGTATTTAAATGA
- the atpH gene encoding ATP synthase F1 subunit delta, whose protein sequence is MKASYFLASKYAQALLNTLEKKGEISRLDEYVEAFQRLKKALDSSETLRDLVYSPLVPTKHIVTRMKEVSEFEDTIFIQFLEALVDKRRQNLIPFMSLILYQESLEREKVVEVRLILPSRTTNKVINQIKQAIHNKTGREIKLVTEFKEDLIGGLQLYIGDKFFDFSVKGFLQNIQSAYAPVGGGENI, encoded by the coding sequence ATGAAAGCTTCTTATTTTTTGGCTTCAAAGTATGCCCAAGCCCTTTTGAATACTTTGGAAAAGAAGGGTGAAATTTCTAGATTAGATGAGTACGTAGAAGCGTTTCAAAGGTTAAAAAAAGCTCTCGATAGTAGTGAAACTCTTAGAGATTTGGTTTATAGTCCGTTGGTTCCTACAAAACATATAGTTACAAGGATGAAAGAGGTATCAGAATTTGAAGATACGATTTTTATTCAGTTTTTGGAAGCTTTAGTTGATAAAAGGCGTCAAAATTTGATCCCTTTTATGTCTCTTATTTTGTATCAAGAGAGTTTAGAGAGAGAAAAAGTTGTAGAAGTGCGGCTTATACTTCCGAGTAGGACGACTAATAAAGTGATAAATCAAATTAAGCAGGCAATTCATAATAAAACAGGAAGAGAAATTAAGTTAGTAACAGAATTCAAAGAAGATCTTATAGGTGGATTACAGTTATACATCGGGGATAAGTTTTTTGATTTCTCCGTAAAGGGATTTTTACAGAACATTCAATCCGCCTATGCCCCAGTTGGTGGAGGTGAAAATATTTGA
- the atpF gene encoding F0F1 ATP synthase subunit B, producing MISFNLTSIVNLVGFLAFMFLMYRLLYKPYFDITDKRKKEVEKNLNEAEKLRLEAQSKKEELDKQLAEADDKRREILANADEQAKSIVKSAQQEAEEQRKIILAKAEKEAEDIKESAARELQSRIVSLAVAISSMILKEQIDKKKNEELIRRAINSLKDKGEL from the coding sequence ATGATATCTTTTAACTTAACATCAATAGTAAATCTAGTAGGTTTTCTGGCTTTTATGTTTCTTATGTACAGGTTGTTGTACAAGCCGTATTTTGATATAACAGATAAAAGAAAAAAAGAAGTAGAAAAGAATTTAAACGAAGCGGAAAAATTGAGGTTAGAAGCCCAATCAAAGAAAGAAGAGTTGGATAAGCAGTTGGCTGAAGCGGACGATAAAAGACGCGAAATTTTGGCGAATGCTGATGAACAAGCCAAATCCATAGTAAAGTCTGCTCAACAAGAGGCTGAAGAGCAGAGGAAAATTATTTTAGCCAAAGCAGAAAAAGAGGCTGAGGATATTAAAGAAAGTGCAGCAAGAGAATTACAATCGAGAATAGTTTCTCTAGCTGTTGCTATTTCTTCTATGATATTAAAGGAACAGATCGATAAAAAGAAGAACGAAGAGTTGATAAGAAGGGCTATAAACAGTTTAAAAGACAAAGGAGAATTGTGA
- a CDS encoding F0F1 ATP synthase subunit C — MDLSTMLQNLVSEGGSIGWGLYYLGKLLGAGVAMGIGAIGPGVGEGNVGAHAMDAMARQPEMSGNLTTRMLLAMAVTESTGLYSLVVALILLFVLP; from the coding sequence ATGGATTTATCTACTATGCTTCAAAATTTAGTTTCTGAAGGTGGTTCCATTGGATGGGGTTTATATTATTTAGGAAAGTTATTGGGAGCAGGCGTTGCAATGGGAATAGGAGCTATAGGTCCTGGTGTTGGAGAAGGTAACGTTGGTGCGCACGCAATGGACGCTATGGCAAGGCAGCCGGAGATGAGTGGGAATTTAACAACGAGGATGTTATTGGCAATGGCGGTTACAGAGTCAACCGGTCTTTATTCTTTGGTTGTTGCTTTGATTTTGTTGTTTGTTCTTCCTTAA
- the atpB gene encoding F0F1 ATP synthase subunit A, with protein sequence MTNDRLKKFTIFLFGAYIVLGLINFFVFDMSLEGVGDRWIVYFGDGGFFGQLNPMTLIMSFGIMFLLILIARSIHFERIPGGLQAAVETFFDYFWEMVEDSVPNPKYRKQTFVIAMSFFLYIAVSNVLGGIPGIDVVPVENGLNVQLFTNTWYTPTSDLNVNLTYALMVLVVSHFFAARSKGVLRWLKSFFEPNPLLFPINIISELAKPISHSLRLFGNVMGGGILVLIISYMLKYFLLPVFLWGFFGWFIGLIQAFVFALLTIAYIGSLLE encoded by the coding sequence TTGACGAACGATAGATTGAAGAAATTTACCATCTTTCTTTTTGGTGCTTATATAGTTTTGGGATTAATTAATTTTTTCGTTTTTGACATGAGTTTAGAAGGTGTTGGGGATAGATGGATAGTTTATTTTGGTGATGGAGGGTTCTTTGGTCAATTGAACCCCATGACTCTAATTATGTCATTTGGGATTATGTTTCTGTTGATTTTAATTGCAAGGAGCATACATTTTGAGCGAATCCCGGGAGGCTTACAGGCTGCTGTAGAAACCTTTTTTGATTATTTTTGGGAAATGGTGGAAGATTCTGTTCCCAATCCTAAGTATAGGAAACAAACTTTCGTTATAGCTATGAGCTTTTTTCTGTATATAGCCGTTTCAAACGTGCTTGGAGGAATACCTGGAATTGATGTTGTGCCTGTTGAAAATGGGTTGAATGTACAATTATTCACAAATACCTGGTACACACCTACCTCCGATTTAAATGTGAATCTTACATATGCCTTGATGGTTTTAGTAGTTAGTCATTTTTTTGCTGCAAGGTCCAAAGGTGTGCTGAGATGGCTTAAATCTTTCTTTGAGCCAAACCCGTTGTTGTTCCCTATTAACATAATAAGTGAATTAGCTAAACCAATTTCCCATTCATTAAGGTTATTTGGTAACGTCATGGGTGGAGGGATATTGGTTTTGATTATTAGTTATATGCTGAAATATTTTCTTTTGCCTGTTTTCTTATGGGGTTTTTTTGGTTGGTTTATTGGGCTCATTCAGGCCTTTGTTTTTGCTTTGTTAACTATTGCGTATATTGGTTCTTTATTAGAATAA
- a CDS encoding ATP synthase subunit I codes for MKELKKKLKEIEMKTMAIILVETFVLSLFFSLEALWVLWGGIGAVIGFYSLAEEIKKMTVGSKPKKILPGFFMRYLLYGVILGIAAVNSAYALLLAFVGLINLKIVPFLSYK; via the coding sequence ATGAAAGAGCTGAAAAAAAAGCTGAAAGAGATAGAGATGAAAACAATGGCGATAATTCTGGTTGAGACCTTTGTTCTTTCTTTATTCTTTTCTTTAGAAGCTCTTTGGGTGTTGTGGGGAGGAATTGGAGCGGTTATAGGTTTTTATTCACTTGCCGAAGAGATTAAAAAAATGACGGTTGGTTCAAAACCAAAGAAGATCTTACCAGGTTTTTTTATGAGGTATCTTTTGTATGGTGTGATATTGGGAATCGCTGCCGTTAATTCAGCATATGCCCTTTTGTTGGCTTTTGTGGGTTTGATTAATTTGAAGATTGTTCCGTTTTTATCGTATAAATAA
- a CDS encoding AtpZ/AtpI family protein, with protein MKKHDLRSLSHLNMIIYFAVIVLSNIFVGLLIGYILYSFTDQQIWMVLLMFLGIISGLYSGIRELLKEVEKYERAEKKAERDRDENNGDNSG; from the coding sequence TTGAAAAAACACGATCTACGTTCACTTAGTCATTTGAACATGATCATTTATTTTGCTGTAATAGTTCTGTCAAATATATTTGTTGGTCTTTTGATAGGATATATATTATACAGTTTTACCGACCAGCAAATATGGATGGTTTTATTGATGTTTTTAGGAATAATTTCCGGATTATATTCTGGAATAAGGGAGCTTTTGAAAGAGGTAGAGAAGTATGAAAGAGCTGAAAAAAAAGCTGAAAGAGATAGAGATGAAAACAATGGCGATAATTCTGGTTGA
- a CDS encoding protease complex subunit PrcB family protein: MTKTQIILVISLTALAVGSVFFLLSPPLQNEAGVKHEVIQEPAQGVGIEKKPIEANTFDKGEGMENYKVVDCYYKSQTPVVIIKKDDIVVNNVTGVPFVVCISAGEKRTGGYNLSLNDISINRDNFQIFIDLFLKVPAKGEMVTQAFTYPSIGVEINEVLDVGEWEVIVTIEQKNGEPLLLRKSFTFSN; this comes from the coding sequence ATGACTAAAACTCAGATAATTTTAGTAATTTCCTTGACCGCTTTGGCGGTTGGTTCTGTGTTTTTCTTATTATCCCCACCATTGCAAAATGAAGCAGGGGTTAAACATGAAGTTATTCAAGAACCTGCTCAAGGAGTAGGAATAGAAAAAAAGCCTATAGAAGCTAACACCTTTGACAAAGGAGAAGGTATGGAGAATTATAAGGTTGTAGATTGTTATTACAAGAGTCAAACACCTGTTGTTATAATCAAAAAAGATGATATTGTAGTTAACAATGTAACTGGAGTTCCGTTTGTTGTTTGTATTAGTGCAGGCGAAAAGAGAACAGGAGGGTACAATCTTTCTTTGAATGATATCAGTATAAACAGAGATAACTTTCAAATCTTTATAGATTTGTTTTTAAAGGTGCCAGCTAAAGGGGAAATGGTCACACAAGCGTTTACTTATCCTTCAATAGGGGTGGAAATTAACGAAGTTTTGGATGTTGGAGAATGGGAAGTGATTGTGACCATTGAACAGAAAAATGGTGAACCATTGTTGCTGAGAAAGAGTTTTACATTTTCTAATTAA
- a CDS encoding S8 family serine peptidase produces MKLNTTDLVNNDISETDFSGSESYLPSFKELSGRKFNNDELIVGYQNDANLDEILKNFKGATVEKEIPELKAVLLKLDTNVMDVEKAFEILKGKKIEGIRYVEPNYTDREIPVIKSTDSKTQKEMGSSTLNQVEEGYPDYKDKQYALKKIGAESAWEKATGEGVIVGLLDTGTDGTHPDLVDQLVEGYDPYLGVTIDPAIDYDSDGHGTHTAGIIAAKDDGQGVVGLAPDAKIMPIRIFNPGYIGDYAVADGIVWAVDHGADVLSNSWGGGGYSNILKDAFDYALTNDVVVVASSGNDTTDQFWHYPSAFTGVIGVAASDALDEITDFSSRGEYVSVAAPGNNVISSIPVRLAVSDGVVGEPFAYWAGTSMACPYVSALAALIKEEYPDANVYQIRKMIEEGAVDIDEDGYDTSAGYGRISSASLDLNPADYEAGNLVVKAISKRSSNPLPGVFITLESKETSKRYYGKTSNDGTELFAGIEPGDYEIIIGGPEYLYYFAPNYRMEEELSYSGVVEVSNVTTYTQEFETTQFKTDLTTDLSFAGTLTISLLDSYETPIKTFEFTSNAEISIDLLPDIDESGHYYLAYEYVGTIPEEEFGIRGEIQINNESIPVEIPVNQEGTGFIDEYGGLGIPWTIF; encoded by the coding sequence ATGAAGTTGAACACAACTGATTTAGTAAATAACGATATTTCAGAAACCGATTTTTCAGGTTCTGAAAGTTATTTACCTTCTTTTAAAGAACTTTCAGGTAGGAAATTTAACAATGATGAGCTAATTGTGGGGTACCAAAACGATGCTAATTTAGATGAAATATTGAAGAATTTCAAAGGAGCCACTGTTGAAAAAGAAATTCCTGAACTCAAAGCAGTGTTGTTAAAGTTAGACACCAATGTTATGGATGTAGAAAAGGCTTTTGAAATACTGAAAGGGAAAAAGATAGAAGGTATCAGATACGTTGAGCCAAACTATACAGACAGGGAAATACCAGTTATTAAAAGCACAGATTCTAAAACCCAAAAAGAAATGGGAAGTAGCACATTGAATCAAGTAGAGGAAGGTTATCCAGATTACAAGGATAAACAATACGCCCTAAAAAAGATTGGCGCAGAATCCGCGTGGGAAAAAGCTACAGGTGAAGGCGTAATTGTAGGGTTATTAGACACAGGAACGGATGGAACACACCCTGATCTAGTGGATCAATTGGTGGAAGGGTATGATCCTTATTTGGGCGTAACGATTGATCCAGCAATTGATTATGACTCTGATGGGCACGGTACCCACACAGCGGGCATAATAGCCGCAAAAGATGATGGTCAGGGCGTAGTAGGATTAGCTCCTGATGCAAAGATAATGCCTATTAGAATATTTAACCCTGGTTACATTGGTGATTATGCAGTTGCCGACGGAATAGTTTGGGCTGTAGATCATGGAGCAGATGTTTTGTCGAACAGTTGGGGAGGCGGAGGATATTCAAACATCCTAAAAGATGCCTTTGATTATGCTCTTACAAATGACGTAGTTGTTGTTGCCTCTTCTGGTAACGACACAACCGACCAATTTTGGCACTATCCTTCTGCTTTTACGGGAGTTATAGGCGTTGCAGCAAGTGATGCACTAGATGAGATAACTGATTTCTCATCACGAGGGGAATACGTATCTGTTGCGGCACCAGGGAACAATGTCATTTCATCTATTCCTGTTAGGTTAGCTGTAAGTGATGGAGTCGTTGGTGAACCGTTCGCTTATTGGGCCGGAACATCGATGGCATGCCCATATGTTTCTGCCTTAGCTGCCTTAATTAAAGAAGAATATCCAGACGCCAATGTGTACCAGATAAGAAAGATGATAGAAGAGGGAGCAGTGGATATTGATGAGGATGGTTACGATACCTCTGCCGGCTATGGAAGAATTAGTTCTGCAAGTCTGGATCTTAATCCAGCTGATTACGAAGCAGGGAATTTGGTTGTTAAGGCGATATCTAAAAGAAGTAGTAACCCTTTGCCCGGTGTTTTTATAACTTTAGAAAGTAAAGAAACGAGCAAAAGATATTACGGGAAAACTTCTAACGATGGAACTGAATTATTTGCCGGAATTGAACCAGGAGATTATGAAATAATTATTGGGGGACCTGAGTATCTGTATTACTTTGCACCAAATTATAGGATGGAAGAAGAATTAAGTTATTCAGGAGTGGTCGAAGTTAGTAATGTAACAACCTATACGCAAGAATTTGAAACAACTCAATTCAAAACAGATTTAACAACTGATCTTTCGTTTGCTGGAACACTTACAATATCTTTATTAGATTCTTATGAAACTCCAATAAAAACATTCGAATTTACGAGTAATGCAGAAATTAGCATTGATCTGTTGCCAGATATCGATGAAAGCGGCCATTATTATTTAGCTTATGAGTACGTGGGAACGATTCCTGAAGAAGAATTCGGTATAAGAGGAGAAATACAAATAAACAATGAATCTATTCCGGTTGAAATACCAGTTAACCAAGAAGGTACAGGATTTATTGATGAATATGGAGGATTAGGAATACCTTGGACTATTTTCTAA
- a CDS encoding amidohydrolase, with translation MSKKLLKNAYVLISADDDVEKFDILIDEDEIEDLLVPGDSTEVNLGDVDEYDLSGKLIIPGFINTHSHSVMSYFRGIADDLSLNDWLFKEMLPREDFLESEMSYYGTLVSILEMISNGITTFVDMYMFTDEIAKAAYDLGIRAYISRGLSFDTDEGWNRRIKENIETFEKYNGLDNRIYIGFGPHAPYTVPMDKLKEVAEIAKKYNTHIQIHLLESANEREQYNLLEVENTGLFDLPTIAAHCVHADEKDIEVLSRNEVNVAYNPVSNMKLGNGIAPIVDMLDKNINVTFGTDGCASNNSLNFFNEMKFGGILQKYKYGPDRFSVEQILRMSWENGGFALEKNIGRLEPEFKADLVVLDMDSFEFLPNDLSRLKSHIVYSANPKNVFATMVAGKFLYYDGEFLTLKEEKEQIYEKFHSFYKRIEDKYNNSDHSDSHNDDRDI, from the coding sequence ATGTCAAAAAAGCTTTTGAAGAATGCGTATGTTTTAATTAGTGCTGATGATGATGTAGAAAAATTTGATATATTAATAGACGAAGATGAGATCGAAGACTTACTTGTACCAGGTGATTCAACCGAGGTGAATTTGGGAGATGTGGACGAATACGATCTATCTGGAAAATTGATCATCCCAGGATTTATTAACACCCATAGCCATTCAGTTATGTCTTATTTTAGAGGTATTGCCGATGATTTATCACTTAACGATTGGTTGTTCAAAGAAATGCTACCAAGAGAGGACTTTTTGGAAAGTGAAATGTCTTATTATGGCACTTTAGTTTCTATTTTAGAGATGATTTCTAATGGAATAACTACTTTTGTTGACATGTATATGTTTACTGATGAGATAGCTAAGGCTGCATATGATTTAGGGATTCGGGCATATATCTCAAGAGGGCTATCTTTTGATACCGACGAGGGTTGGAATAGAAGGATAAAAGAAAATATCGAAACGTTTGAAAAATACAATGGATTGGATAACAGGATTTACATAGGCTTTGGGCCTCATGCCCCTTACACCGTTCCTATGGATAAATTAAAAGAAGTAGCTGAAATTGCAAAAAAGTATAATACTCACATTCAGATTCATCTGTTAGAATCAGCAAATGAAAGGGAGCAGTACAATCTTTTAGAGGTTGAAAATACGGGTTTATTCGATCTTCCTACGATAGCTGCTCACTGTGTGCATGCTGATGAAAAAGATATCGAAGTTCTTTCAAGGAACGAAGTGAATGTGGCTTATAACCCTGTTAGTAATATGAAGTTGGGTAATGGGATCGCTCCCATAGTGGATATGCTTGATAAGAATATAAACGTTACTTTTGGTACGGATGGTTGTGCAAGCAACAACTCTTTGAACTTTTTCAACGAAATGAAGTTTGGAGGTATATTGCAGAAATACAAGTATGGTCCTGATAGATTTTCAGTAGAACAGATTTTGAGGATGAGCTGGGAAAACGGAGGTTTTGCATTAGAAAAAAATATCGGGAGGTTAGAACCTGAGTTCAAAGCAGATTTGGTTGTTTTAGATATGGATTCTTTTGAGTTTTTACCTAATGATTTATCAAGGTTAAAGTCTCATATAGTTTATTCTGCAAATCCTAAGAATGTTTTTGCAACGATGGTAGCAGGGAAGTTCTTGTACTACGATGGAGAATTTTTAACTTTAAAAGAAGAAAAGGAGCAAATATATGAGAAATTCCATAGCTTTTACAAAAGGATCGAAGATAAGTATAATAATAGCGATCATTCTGATAGCCATAACGACGATAGGGATATCTAA